A genomic region of Alkalilimnicola sp. S0819 contains the following coding sequences:
- the dsbG gene encoding thiol:disulfide interchange protein DsbG, with the protein MRNRTLISLMLLALPATPALAEDYPAAIEALVEQGVRIEARFDAPSGMTGYAARVQGRPLAFYVTADGEHVVVGSMLDAQGANLTPEHLEAHLPEPEYNDAWPRLEDAAWLREGAADAERVVYVFSDPNCPYCKAFWEASQAYIGPDVQVRSLPIAILHPSSMGKAARILAADDPTQAFIDHQESGSEPLARVPADIRRQVEANNQLMRELGAHATPAIFYKDTEGHVRQILGLPDDAVMETQVFQTAPAR; encoded by the coding sequence ATGCGCAACCGAACCTTGATCAGTCTGATGCTGCTTGCCCTTCCCGCCACGCCGGCCCTCGCCGAGGACTACCCGGCGGCCATCGAGGCGCTGGTGGAGCAGGGTGTGCGCATAGAGGCGCGCTTCGATGCGCCTTCCGGCATGACCGGTTATGCCGCCCGGGTGCAGGGCCGGCCGCTGGCCTTCTACGTGACGGCGGATGGCGAGCACGTGGTGGTGGGCAGCATGCTCGATGCCCAGGGCGCCAACCTCACCCCGGAGCACCTGGAGGCCCACCTGCCGGAGCCGGAATACAACGACGCCTGGCCGCGGTTGGAGGACGCCGCCTGGCTGCGCGAGGGGGCGGCGGACGCGGAGCGGGTCGTCTATGTCTTCAGCGACCCCAACTGCCCGTACTGCAAGGCCTTCTGGGAGGCCTCCCAGGCCTACATCGGCCCGGATGTGCAGGTGCGCAGCCTGCCCATCGCCATCCTGCACCCCAGCAGCATGGGCAAGGCCGCGCGAATTCTCGCCGCCGATGACCCGACCCAGGCCTTCATCGACCACCAGGAGAGCGGCTCGGAACCGCTGGCGCGGGTGCCGGCGGACATCCGCCGTCAGGTCGAGGCCAATAACCAGCTCATGCGCGAGCTGGGTGCCCACGCCACGCCGGCCATCTTCTACAAGGACACGGAAGGCCATGTGCGGCAGATTCTCGGCCTGCCCGACGATGCCGTGATGGAGACGCAGGTGTTCCAGACCGCGCCGGCTCGCTAG